One Leucobacter muris DNA segment encodes these proteins:
- a CDS encoding IS256 family transposase, translating into MIDPVTGEIIDQKELAERLLAQAKEQGVSLTGPGGLLSQLTKNVLETALNAELTEHLGHEHGGTPIGENMRNGTRVKTVLTEIGPVEIEVPRDRDGSFEPVIVPKRKRRLDGIDQIVLSLSARGLTTGEIAAHFDEVYGAKVSKDTISRITEKVAGELAEWSSRPLDALYPVIFVDAIVVKVRDGQVRNTPFYVVMGVTVNGERDILGIWAGDGQEGARFWLQVFTELKNRGVEDVLIAVCDGLKGLPEAINTTWEQTVVQQCIVHLIRNSFRYAGRQHRDAIVRSLKPVYTAPSEQAAKDRFEEFAAEWGGRYPAIVQLWKNSWAEFVPFLEYDVEIRRVICTTNAIESINARYRRAVRARGHFPNEAAALKCLYLVTRSLDPTGGGRARWVMRWKPALNAFAITFAGRFEKTTHE; encoded by the coding sequence ATGATTGATCCCGTGACCGGGGAGATCATCGATCAGAAAGAACTCGCAGAACGCTTGCTCGCGCAGGCGAAGGAGCAGGGCGTGAGCCTGACGGGGCCGGGCGGCCTGCTCAGCCAGCTCACGAAGAACGTCCTCGAGACCGCGCTGAATGCCGAGTTGACCGAGCACCTCGGCCACGAGCACGGCGGGACCCCAATCGGCGAGAACATGCGTAACGGGACGCGGGTCAAGACGGTGCTGACAGAGATCGGCCCCGTCGAGATCGAAGTCCCGCGAGATCGAGACGGGTCGTTCGAGCCGGTGATCGTCCCCAAGCGGAAACGCCGACTGGACGGCATCGATCAGATCGTTCTGTCCCTTTCCGCTCGGGGGTTGACGACCGGTGAGATCGCTGCGCATTTCGACGAGGTCTATGGGGCGAAGGTCTCCAAGGACACGATCAGCCGGATCACCGAGAAGGTCGCCGGGGAACTCGCCGAATGGTCGAGCAGGCCGTTGGATGCGCTCTACCCGGTGATCTTCGTCGACGCGATCGTGGTGAAGGTCCGTGACGGGCAGGTGAGGAACACCCCGTTCTATGTCGTGATGGGCGTCACCGTGAACGGGGAACGCGACATCCTCGGCATCTGGGCCGGTGACGGTCAGGAGGGTGCGAGGTTCTGGCTGCAGGTGTTCACCGAGCTGAAGAACCGGGGTGTCGAGGACGTGCTCATCGCGGTCTGCGACGGGCTGAAGGGTCTCCCGGAGGCGATCAACACCACTTGGGAGCAAACGGTCGTCCAGCAGTGCATCGTCCATCTGATCCGCAACAGCTTCCGCTACGCCGGGCGGCAACACCGCGACGCGATCGTCCGTTCCCTCAAACCCGTCTACACGGCCCCGTCGGAGCAGGCGGCGAAGGATCGGTTCGAGGAGTTCGCCGCCGAGTGGGGCGGACGGTATCCGGCGATCGTGCAGCTCTGGAAGAACAGCTGGGCGGAGTTCGTGCCGTTCCTCGAGTATGACGTCGAGATCCGGCGGGTGATCTGCACGACCAACGCGATCGAGTCAATCAACGCTCGCTATCGGCGCGCCGTGAGAGCTCGGGGGCACTTTCCCAACGAGGCCGCCGCGCTGAAATGTCTCTACCTCGTGACGCGGTCGCTTGACCCGACTGGCGGCGGAAGGGCACGCTGGGTGATGAGGTGGAAGCCCGCGCTGAACGCGTTCGCGATCACCTTCGCCGGACGGTTCGAGAAAACCACTCACGAATGA
- a CDS encoding WXG100 family type VII secretion target: MANISVSYAEIEQSATQLGVGRDEITQKLQLMQQQIASLVSSGFVTDQASVRFNEAYGQYTASANTVIEKLTEIQSFLTQTANAMRDMDAQIASRIN; this comes from the coding sequence ATGGCTAACATCAGCGTCTCCTACGCCGAGATCGAGCAGTCGGCGACCCAACTGGGCGTCGGGCGCGACGAGATCACCCAAAAGCTGCAGCTGATGCAGCAGCAGATCGCCTCGCTCGTGTCCTCGGGTTTCGTCACCGACCAGGCCTCGGTGCGATTCAACGAGGCCTACGGGCAGTACACCGCGAGTGCCAACACCGTGATCGAGAAGCTCACCGAGATCCAGAGCTTTCTCACCCAGACCGCGAACGCGATGCGCGACATGGACGCGCAGATCGCGTCGCGGATCAACTAG
- a CDS encoding alpha/beta hydrolase has translation MMIGYRPPSFAGVASMARATGAAESIASFLDGIQASRGTRRRPVEQFAVFAHSYGSTAVAEALQHVSLEFKIDSFVTYGSAGFAADTTLDGLRHGITDTGHLYATHAAGDGLAQLPIKAQAGTDVYLSDRVDPRQLGAAEFSAEGGRGEKRTNAHDMFVADVDEKGSPSEKVGYLSPGTSSVREIASILATGKLRSDT, from the coding sequence ATGATGATCGGTTACCGGCCCCCATCCTTCGCGGGAGTGGCATCGATGGCGCGTGCGACCGGGGCCGCGGAGAGCATCGCGAGTTTCCTGGACGGCATTCAAGCGAGCCGCGGCACGAGACGGCGTCCTGTCGAGCAGTTCGCGGTGTTCGCCCACTCCTACGGCTCGACCGCGGTTGCCGAAGCGCTGCAGCACGTCTCGCTGGAGTTCAAGATCGACAGCTTCGTGACATACGGGTCTGCCGGCTTCGCGGCCGATACCACGCTCGACGGCCTGCGGCACGGGATCACAGACACGGGGCACCTCTACGCAACGCACGCAGCGGGAGACGGGCTGGCGCAGCTGCCGATCAAGGCGCAAGCCGGCACAGATGTCTACCTGAGTGACCGGGTCGACCCGCGGCAGCTCGGGGCCGCGGAGTTCTCGGCCGAGGGCGGCAGGGGTGAGAAGCGGACGAATGCTCATGACATGTTCGTGGCAGACGTTGATGAGAAGGGCAGTCCGAGCGAGAAAGTCGGGTATCTGTCGCCCGGGACGAGTTCCGTGAGGGAGATCGCGTCGATTCTTGCGACAGGGAAGTTGAGGAGTGATACATGA
- a CDS encoding FtsK/SpoIIIE domain-containing protein — protein sequence MKLKVSVSLPQGRVHDVTLSCDVTATVADVARSLMRAGLGSDPRLAEIANRGLAPMTLRVTRGGEASAVLLDPAAPVAASGLQSGHVIQPVPEFGSAGPAERMIEAAAFVEVLTGEQRGVQFSLIRGAALIGRDRSCRIRLLDSSVSRRHAEVRVEPDGTIAVTDLGSANGVLLADERLTSCRITRPTTLRLGEIDLRVFPGQPGAAEPRPPALSHRVMHTRSPRVAPRFPATGRTLPAPPAPSEPARIPMLAMLVPMLMGGAMYAITQSPLSLMMVAFTPMMMIGSWLDGRLGSRRKLRSATTRFEEDLSGERDELTALRRREIEVRAAETPTSGDVRAAIENRGELLWTRRPEHRSFLELRFGEGALPSRTGLSMPDRGDAPHHQWQRLQQIADEFEHISPVPVLERFDRCGAIGVSGERYWAEGMAASLVLQLAGLHSPYELVLACFAGAQHDETWGWLKWLPHVDPVASPIRGWQLADSKQSSLSLLTALEGVLETRKAARGARAGIRSHLDETTRNDESHGDAVTETPALPAIVVLVLEDGLVDPARLIEIAETGPDHGIHMLWAAADRASLPAACRAFVEVDRGEGRVHFVRSGNVVPMSRHEHVDSALAHDLARRLAPVEDTAARVLDESDLPRSVHLRELHGTDLLGGSLPIARAWARSGSLVSEWQSGRDRGPVELTAVVGQSPDGPAKIDLRAHGPHALVGGTTGAGKSEFLQTWIMSMAANVSPDRLTFLLVDYKGGAAFAECVDLPHTVGLVTDLSPHLVRRALTSLRAELHHREELLAARGAKDLISMERRSDAEAPPALVIVIDEFAALASEVPEFVDGVVDIAQRGRSLGLHLIMATQRPAGVITDNLRANTNLRVALRMADESDSADVIGMKDAAFFAAETPGRGAIKVGPGRIAHFQTGYLGGRASRESTSAEIEVRSLGFIESEPWSIPSEASLASSARPQARDIERLRDGIVAASRHLGLAAPRRPWLDELPSRLTLAELHARADEEPPAALIGLHDEPAAQAQHPVHVGFEEAGNISIIGAGGTGKTSALITLSAALSAAAGSDPVQIYAIDAAGGSLATLTPLPTVGAVAPLADTELTGRVLRHLRALIASRGPRYATVRAGGLAAYREAVPDSREPRVFLLVDGFAAFRQATETLGGAEAPFQMLAEIMMQGRSVGVHVVLTGDRPSAIPASMSASLQRQFVLRLANPHDYGALGVPVDALENAPAGRGLLAGDDREIQFAIVGGLDLAEQAAAIELLADELRASGVEQAPRVVNAPERLPLVELPATARGRPVFGIDVRTFDPVGLPSRGLGVIAGPSGSGLSFAALCCVGAVERAAAERGQPIDCALLSLDENGLRSGRAWNRLAQGEEEVERLAGELVVAIGGRSPARAPSSGGVLLGAGALVGGGVIGAGGGGGGAELAEGGSPSAVGFAHAAADRTRAADGPLVFPRDGAQGVIVVERPAEAEGTAALPLLVALAKAARRAGVLVLFEFESGTASAVWDLFHALKQPKWGLSLQLDQQESQSPFREDLGRVKRADFPPGRGFAIEGGRAIPVQVAIPCPVDASDELG from the coding sequence GTGAAGCTGAAGGTCTCGGTGTCCCTGCCGCAGGGCAGGGTGCACGATGTCACGCTCTCCTGCGATGTCACGGCGACCGTCGCCGACGTCGCACGATCCCTCATGCGCGCGGGCCTGGGATCGGACCCGCGCCTCGCCGAGATCGCGAACCGCGGGCTCGCACCGATGACACTGCGCGTCACCCGGGGCGGCGAGGCGAGCGCCGTGCTGCTCGACCCTGCGGCCCCGGTGGCGGCCTCCGGATTGCAGTCCGGTCACGTGATCCAGCCGGTGCCTGAATTCGGATCCGCGGGCCCGGCCGAACGGATGATCGAAGCCGCCGCATTCGTCGAGGTGCTGACCGGGGAGCAACGCGGCGTGCAGTTCAGCCTGATCCGCGGCGCGGCCCTCATCGGTCGCGACAGGTCCTGCCGCATCCGACTGCTCGATTCCAGCGTTTCGCGCCGCCACGCCGAGGTGCGCGTCGAACCCGACGGCACGATCGCCGTGACCGACCTCGGATCCGCCAACGGCGTGCTGCTCGCCGATGAGCGCCTCACCTCATGCCGTATCACCAGGCCGACCACTCTGCGCCTGGGCGAGATCGACCTCCGCGTCTTCCCCGGGCAGCCCGGCGCCGCCGAACCGCGACCGCCGGCCCTCTCCCACCGAGTGATGCACACCCGATCGCCCCGCGTCGCGCCTCGTTTTCCGGCGACCGGGCGAACGCTCCCCGCCCCTCCCGCACCGAGCGAGCCCGCGCGGATCCCGATGCTCGCCATGCTCGTCCCCATGCTCATGGGCGGCGCCATGTACGCGATCACCCAGTCCCCGCTGAGCCTCATGATGGTGGCCTTCACGCCCATGATGATGATCGGATCGTGGCTCGACGGCAGGCTCGGAAGCCGCCGCAAGCTCAGGAGTGCGACCACCCGCTTCGAGGAAGACCTGAGCGGGGAGCGCGACGAACTCACCGCTCTGCGCAGGCGTGAGATCGAGGTGCGGGCCGCGGAGACCCCCACCAGCGGTGACGTGCGCGCCGCGATCGAGAACCGCGGCGAGCTGCTCTGGACCCGGCGCCCGGAACATCGATCCTTCCTCGAGCTGCGCTTCGGCGAGGGCGCGCTTCCCAGCCGCACCGGGCTTTCCATGCCAGACCGGGGCGATGCGCCGCATCATCAGTGGCAGCGACTGCAGCAGATTGCGGACGAGTTCGAGCACATCTCACCCGTGCCCGTGCTCGAGCGCTTCGACCGATGCGGGGCGATCGGAGTCTCCGGCGAGAGATACTGGGCCGAGGGAATGGCCGCGTCACTGGTGCTGCAGCTCGCCGGCCTGCACTCGCCGTATGAGCTCGTGCTGGCGTGCTTCGCGGGCGCGCAACACGATGAGACCTGGGGCTGGCTCAAGTGGCTGCCCCATGTCGACCCCGTTGCGAGCCCCATCCGCGGCTGGCAGCTCGCAGACTCGAAGCAGAGCTCCCTCAGCCTGCTCACCGCGCTCGAGGGGGTGCTCGAAACCCGCAAAGCCGCCCGAGGCGCGCGAGCGGGCATACGCTCTCACCTCGATGAGACCACCCGCAACGACGAATCCCACGGCGACGCGGTGACCGAGACGCCCGCGCTGCCGGCGATCGTGGTGCTGGTGCTCGAAGACGGCCTGGTCGATCCCGCGCGCCTCATCGAGATCGCGGAGACCGGCCCCGACCACGGCATCCACATGCTCTGGGCGGCTGCGGATCGCGCCTCCCTGCCCGCGGCCTGTCGCGCCTTCGTCGAGGTCGATCGCGGTGAAGGCCGCGTGCACTTCGTGCGCTCCGGAAACGTGGTGCCGATGTCGCGGCACGAGCACGTCGACTCCGCGCTGGCCCACGACCTCGCCCGGCGGCTCGCCCCCGTCGAGGACACCGCGGCACGCGTGCTCGACGAGAGCGACCTGCCGAGATCGGTGCACCTGCGCGAACTGCACGGCACTGACCTGCTCGGCGGCAGCCTTCCCATCGCTCGGGCCTGGGCGCGAAGCGGCTCCCTCGTATCGGAGTGGCAATCGGGTCGGGATCGCGGCCCCGTCGAACTCACCGCCGTGGTGGGCCAGAGCCCCGACGGGCCCGCGAAGATCGACCTGCGCGCCCACGGCCCGCACGCGCTCGTCGGCGGCACCACGGGCGCCGGCAAGTCGGAGTTCTTGCAGACCTGGATCATGAGCATGGCCGCGAATGTGAGCCCGGATCGCCTCACCTTTCTCCTGGTCGACTACAAGGGCGGAGCCGCGTTCGCCGAGTGCGTGGACCTGCCCCACACCGTCGGGCTCGTTACCGACCTCAGCCCCCACCTCGTGCGTCGCGCGCTCACCTCGCTGCGCGCCGAGCTCCATCACCGTGAAGAACTCCTCGCGGCACGCGGAGCGAAGGATCTCATCTCGATGGAGCGTCGATCCGACGCGGAGGCTCCGCCCGCGCTGGTCATCGTGATCGACGAGTTCGCGGCCCTCGCGAGCGAAGTGCCCGAGTTCGTCGACGGCGTCGTCGACATCGCCCAGCGGGGACGATCCCTCGGGCTCCACCTGATCATGGCCACGCAGCGCCCCGCCGGCGTGATCACGGACAATCTGCGGGCCAACACGAACCTGCGCGTCGCTCTGCGCATGGCCGACGAATCCGACAGCGCCGACGTGATCGGGATGAAAGACGCCGCGTTCTTCGCCGCCGAGACCCCCGGCCGCGGTGCGATCAAGGTCGGCCCCGGCCGCATCGCGCACTTCCAGACCGGCTACCTCGGCGGGCGAGCCTCACGCGAGAGCACATCCGCCGAGATCGAGGTGCGATCCCTCGGCTTCATCGAGAGCGAGCCGTGGAGCATCCCCTCCGAGGCCTCGCTCGCAAGCTCGGCTCGGCCTCAGGCCAGGGACATCGAACGTCTCCGCGACGGCATCGTGGCAGCCTCTCGGCACCTCGGACTCGCCGCGCCTCGCAGACCGTGGCTCGACGAACTCCCTTCCCGGCTGACGCTCGCAGAGCTGCACGCCCGGGCAGACGAAGAGCCCCCGGCTGCTCTCATCGGCCTGCACGACGAACCAGCTGCGCAAGCTCAGCACCCCGTGCACGTCGGCTTCGAAGAAGCCGGCAACATCTCCATCATCGGAGCCGGCGGCACCGGCAAGACTAGCGCGCTCATCACCCTGTCGGCCGCCCTGAGCGCAGCGGCCGGCAGCGACCCGGTGCAGATCTACGCCATCGACGCCGCGGGCGGTTCGCTCGCCACGCTCACACCCCTGCCCACCGTCGGCGCCGTCGCGCCGCTCGCCGACACCGAGCTGACGGGCCGGGTGCTCCGACACCTCAGAGCGCTGATCGCCAGTCGCGGGCCGCGCTACGCGACGGTGCGTGCCGGCGGGCTCGCCGCCTACCGCGAGGCCGTGCCGGACAGCCGCGAACCCCGCGTTTTCCTGCTGGTCGACGGGTTCGCCGCGTTCCGACAGGCCACCGAGACGCTCGGAGGAGCCGAGGCGCCGTTCCAGATGCTCGCCGAGATCATGATGCAGGGCCGCTCGGTCGGCGTGCACGTCGTGCTCACCGGCGACCGACCGTCGGCGATTCCCGCATCGATGAGCGCGAGCCTGCAACGGCAGTTCGTGCTCAGACTGGCGAATCCGCACGACTACGGCGCCCTCGGGGTGCCGGTCGACGCGCTCGAGAACGCTCCCGCGGGGCGGGGGCTGCTCGCGGGAGACGATCGTGAGATCCAGTTCGCGATCGTCGGCGGCCTCGATCTCGCAGAACAGGCCGCCGCGATCGAGCTCCTCGCCGACGAACTGCGCGCCAGCGGAGTCGAACAGGCGCCGCGCGTCGTGAACGCCCCCGAACGCCTGCCGCTCGTCGAACTGCCGGCCACGGCGAGGGGCAGGCCGGTGTTCGGCATCGACGTGCGCACGTTCGATCCGGTCGGTCTGCCGAGCCGCGGTCTCGGGGTCATCGCCGGCCCCAGCGGATCGGGTCTGTCGTTCGCCGCGCTCTGCTGCGTCGGAGCCGTCGAGCGCGCGGCCGCCGAACGGGGGCAGCCCATCGACTGCGCACTGCTCAGCCTCGACGAGAACGGTCTTCGAAGCGGCCGGGCGTGGAACCGCCTCGCCCAGGGCGAGGAAGAGGTGGAGCGGCTCGCGGGGGAGCTCGTCGTCGCCATCGGGGGCCGGAGCCCCGCGCGCGCTCCCTCCTCTGGAGGAGTGCTCCTCGGAGCCGGAGCGCTCGTCGGCGGGGGAGTCATCGGTGCGGGCGGCGGGGGAGGCGGGGCCGAACTCGCCGAGGGCGGCAGCCCCAGCGCAGTCGGGTTCGCGCATGCAGCCGCGGATCGGACTCGAGCAGCCGATGGCCCGCTGGTCTTCCCGAGGGATGGCGCCCAGGGGGTGATCGTCGTCGAGCGCCCCGCCGAGGCCGAGGGCACCGCGGCGCTGCCGCTGCTCGTCGCGCTCGCCAAGGCCGCGCGCAGGGCCGGTGTGCTCGTGCTGTTCGAATTCGAATCGGGTACGGCGAGCGCCGTCTGGGACCTCTTTCACGCACTCAAACAGCCGAAGTGGGGCCTGTCGCTGCAGCTGGATCAGCAGGAGTCGCAGAGCCCGTTCCGCGAGGATCTCGGCCGCGTGAAGCGCGCGGACTTCCCTCCCGGCCGTGGTTTCGCGATCGAGGGCGGGCGCGCGATCCCCGTGCAGGTGGCGATTCCCTGCCCGGTGGACGCATCAGACGAGCTGGGATAA